In Micromonospora purpureochromogenes, a single window of DNA contains:
- a CDS encoding SigE family RNA polymerase sigma factor, whose protein sequence is MHATQRQEYVEFVEAATPRLRRTAYLLTGDRHRADDVVQQTLTRLYVKWGRARGADDVGAYVHRMLVNAFRQERRSRWFGVQLFERAPEPGFRVGSSGPDESVVDAVAVRAALAAVPPGQRVVLVLRFYADLSVEQTAEVLGCSTGNVKSQTARGLAALRRRLPLGDGTEVNR, encoded by the coding sequence ATGCATGCCACGCAACGGCAGGAGTACGTCGAGTTCGTCGAGGCGGCGACACCGAGGCTGCGACGGACGGCGTACCTGCTGACCGGTGACAGGCACCGGGCCGACGACGTGGTGCAGCAGACCCTGACCCGCCTCTACGTGAAGTGGGGCCGGGCGCGGGGCGCCGACGACGTCGGCGCGTACGTGCACCGGATGCTGGTCAACGCGTTCCGCCAGGAGCGGCGCTCCCGCTGGTTCGGCGTGCAGCTCTTCGAGCGGGCACCCGAGCCCGGGTTCCGCGTTGGCTCGTCCGGCCCGGACGAGTCCGTCGTGGACGCGGTGGCGGTGCGGGCCGCGCTGGCGGCGGTGCCGCCCGGCCAGCGGGTGGTGCTGGTGCTGCGCTTCTACGCAGACCTCAGCGTGGAGCAGACCGCCGAGGTGCTCGGCTGTTCGACCGGGAACGTGAAGAGCCAGACGGCGCGGGGGCTGGCCGCGCTGCGCCGGCGGCTGCCGCTGGGCGACGGGACGGAGGTGAACCGGTGA
- a CDS encoding cellulase family glycosylhydrolase, with protein MGKRLSVAGAALLTVLAAVFAFVQPAHAAAGFSVANGRLYDAGGTEFVMRGVNHAHTWYPQQTSSFANVKALGANSVRVVLASGDRWAKNSAADVSNVISLCKANRLICVLEVHDTTGYGEQSGAISLDRAVDYWLSIADALNGQERYVIVNIGNEPYGNQGYATWATDSANAVKRLRAGGLAHTIMVDAPNWGQDWSFTMRDNAATVFNADPAKNTVFSIHMYGVFDTAAEITDYLGRFRSAGLPIVVGEFGFNHSDGNPDEDTILSYSQANRIGWLGWSWSGNGGGVEYLDMATNFDPAQLTSWGQRIFNGANGIKATAREASVYSGSTPTPTTPTPTTPPPTTPPPGGCTASYTIVNQWQGGFQGEVKVSAGSAAITGWTTKWTFTGGQTVSQSWNAALSSSGAAYTARNVDYNGRLGAGASTSFGFIASWNGSNPAPAVTCTAS; from the coding sequence ATGGGAAAGCGACTCTCCGTCGCCGGCGCCGCCCTGCTCACCGTTCTCGCCGCCGTCTTCGCCTTCGTCCAGCCGGCCCACGCCGCCGCCGGGTTCTCGGTCGCCAACGGCCGGCTCTACGACGCAGGAGGCACCGAGTTCGTCATGCGCGGCGTCAACCATGCCCACACCTGGTACCCGCAGCAGACCAGCTCGTTCGCCAACGTGAAGGCGTTGGGCGCGAACAGCGTCCGGGTGGTGCTGGCCAGCGGCGACCGCTGGGCCAAGAACAGCGCCGCCGACGTCAGCAACGTCATCTCGCTCTGCAAGGCCAACCGGCTGATCTGCGTGCTGGAGGTGCACGACACCACCGGCTACGGCGAGCAGAGCGGGGCGATCAGCCTGGACCGGGCGGTCGACTACTGGCTGAGCATCGCCGACGCGCTCAACGGCCAGGAGAGGTACGTCATCGTCAACATCGGCAACGAGCCGTACGGCAACCAGGGGTACGCGACCTGGGCCACCGACAGCGCCAACGCGGTCAAGCGGCTGCGCGCCGGCGGCCTCGCCCACACGATCATGGTGGACGCCCCGAACTGGGGCCAGGACTGGTCCTTCACCATGCGGGACAACGCGGCGACGGTGTTCAACGCCGACCCGGCGAAGAACACCGTCTTCTCGATCCACATGTACGGCGTCTTCGACACCGCCGCCGAGATCACCGACTACCTCGGCCGGTTCCGCAGCGCCGGGCTGCCCATCGTGGTCGGCGAGTTCGGCTTCAACCACTCCGACGGCAACCCGGACGAGGACACCATCCTCTCCTACAGCCAGGCCAACCGGATCGGCTGGCTCGGCTGGTCGTGGAGCGGCAACGGCGGCGGCGTCGAGTACCTCGACATGGCCACCAACTTCGACCCGGCCCAGCTGACCAGCTGGGGTCAGCGGATCTTCAACGGCGCCAACGGCATCAAGGCGACCGCCAGGGAGGCCTCGGTCTACTCCGGCAGCACACCGACGCCGACGACCCCCACCCCGACCACGCCTCCGCCCACGACGCCTCCGCCCGGCGGCTGCACGGCCAGCTACACCATCGTCAACCAGTGGCAGGGCGGCTTCCAGGGTGAGGTCAAGGTGAGCGCCGGCTCGGCCGCCATCACCGGCTGGACGACGAAATGGACCTTCACCGGGGGCCAGACGGTCAGCCAGTCCTGGAATGCCGCGCTGAGCAGCTCCGGTGCGGCGTACACCGCCCGCAACGTCGACTACAACGGCCGGCTCGGCGCCGGCGCCAGCACCAGCTTCGGCTTCATCGCCAGCTGGAACGGCAGCAACCCGGCGCCCGCGGTGACCTGCACCGCGAGCTGA
- a CDS encoding RNA polymerase sigma factor, with protein MDTPDHTVEDLLRELAPQVLGVLARRFGDFATAEDAVQEALLDAATQWPAEGLPDNPRGWLVQVAYRRMIELVRAETARREREDRAARREPDRRGAAPAADESLATDRDDTLVLLFLCCHPTLSTASAIALTLRAVGGLSTAEIARAFLVPEATMAQRISRAKQRIRDSGVPFRLPDQRERQERLATVLHVLYLIFTEGHTATLGPDLRRVDLSEEAVRLTRAMHTLLPDDSEVAGLLALMLLTDARAAARTGPSGELISLADQDRSRWDATAIAEGTALVTRAMARGPVGPYQLQAAIAALHDEAPTAEATDWPQILALYQVLERLSGNPVVALNRAVATAMVEGPEAGLAALATLAADPRLTGHHRLDAARAHLYEMAGDRDRAVAHYRAAAGGTTSLPEQHYLRIRAARLAGG; from the coding sequence CTGGACACCCCGGACCACACCGTCGAGGACCTGCTGCGCGAACTGGCGCCGCAGGTCCTCGGCGTGCTCGCCCGCCGTTTCGGTGACTTCGCCACCGCCGAGGACGCCGTCCAGGAGGCGCTGCTCGACGCGGCCACCCAGTGGCCCGCCGAGGGCCTGCCGGACAACCCGCGCGGCTGGCTGGTGCAGGTCGCGTACCGGCGGATGATCGAGCTGGTCCGGGCCGAGACGGCCCGGCGCGAGCGGGAGGACCGCGCCGCCCGGCGGGAGCCCGACCGGCGGGGTGCCGCCCCGGCGGCGGACGAGTCGCTGGCCACGGACCGGGACGACACCCTGGTGCTGCTCTTCCTCTGCTGCCATCCCACGCTGTCGACCGCGTCGGCGATCGCGCTGACGCTGCGCGCCGTCGGCGGGCTCAGCACCGCCGAGATCGCCCGGGCGTTCCTGGTGCCCGAGGCCACCATGGCCCAGCGGATCAGCCGCGCCAAGCAGCGCATCCGGGACTCCGGGGTGCCGTTCCGGCTGCCCGACCAGCGGGAGCGGCAGGAGCGGCTGGCCACCGTGCTGCACGTGCTCTATCTGATCTTCACCGAGGGACACACCGCCACCCTCGGCCCTGACCTGCGCCGGGTCGACCTGTCGGAGGAGGCGGTCCGGCTGACCCGGGCCATGCACACCCTGCTGCCCGACGACAGCGAGGTCGCCGGGCTGCTGGCGCTGATGCTGCTCACCGACGCCCGGGCCGCCGCCCGCACCGGCCCGTCCGGCGAGCTGATCTCGCTGGCCGATCAGGACCGGTCCCGCTGGGACGCGACCGCGATCGCCGAGGGCACCGCGCTGGTCACCCGGGCGATGGCCCGGGGGCCGGTCGGGCCGTACCAGCTCCAGGCCGCCATCGCCGCGCTGCACGACGAGGCGCCGACCGCCGAGGCCACTGACTGGCCGCAGATCCTGGCCCTCTACCAGGTGCTCGAACGGCTCTCCGGCAATCCGGTGGTGGCGCTCAACCGGGCGGTGGCGACGGCCATGGTGGAGGGTCCGGAGGCGGGCCTCGCCGCGCTCGCCACCCTCGCCGCCGACCCCCGGCTGACCGGGCACCACCGGCTCGACGCGGCCCGGGCCCATTTGTACGAGATGGCCGGGGACCGGGACCGGGCCGTCGCGCACTACCGGGCGGCGGCCGGCGGCACGACCAGCCTGCCCGAGCAGCACTACCTGCGGATACGGGCCGCCCGGCTGGCCGGCGGCTGA
- a CDS encoding YciI family protein encodes MLLMQFSAAGTDFPSIDTWTPDEIAAHIGFMREVNGKLSASGEWVQAEGLGGPQQARIVRAGAGGAPVVTEGPFAETKEFLAGWWILDCETPQRAVEIAAHISTAPGPGGRPLNMPIEVHPVMSAPTQEL; translated from the coding sequence ATGCTGCTGATGCAGTTCAGCGCCGCCGGTACCGACTTCCCCTCGATCGACACCTGGACGCCGGACGAGATCGCCGCGCACATCGGGTTCATGCGGGAGGTGAACGGCAAGCTCTCCGCCTCCGGCGAGTGGGTCCAGGCCGAGGGGCTGGGCGGGCCGCAGCAGGCACGCATCGTCCGGGCCGGCGCGGGCGGCGCGCCGGTGGTCACCGAGGGGCCCTTCGCCGAGACCAAGGAGTTCCTCGCCGGCTGGTGGATCCTCGACTGCGAGACCCCGCAGCGGGCGGTCGAGATCGCCGCGCACATCTCCACCGCGCCCGGCCCCGGCGGCCGGCCGCTCAACATGCCGATCGAGGTCCACCCGGTGATGTCGGCCCCGACGCAGGAGCTGTGA
- a CDS encoding alpha-galactosidase — MTNPSVIHLRRAATSLVLDARGPGLPRVVHWGADLGPLPADDLPALVDATIPPVVPSSFDAPTVLSLLPEASAGWSGRPGLAGHRDGTAWSTAFRLDRLDVVDDTTTGSADGTSGGGAAGPEQGRVALGGDPVRVSEADDDRGGPGAARVTVRASDPAAALALTVEITLDPTGLLTVRHRLRNDGDAAYELRELTPVLPVPAVASELLDLTGRWCRERAPQRHPWPMGAWVREGRHGRTGHDATLLLVAGTPGFDFGHGEVWAVHTAWSGDHVTVAERRPTGESTLGGGELLAPGEIVLAPGEEYATPLLYAVHSAAGLDGLSDVLHRHLRARPEHPGTPRPVTLNVWEAVYFDHDLARLTALADRAAEVGVERFVLDDGWFRGRRHDRAGLGDWYVDDGVWPDGLQPLIDHVRGHGMQFGLWVEPEMVNPDSDLFRAHPDWVLAAPGRLPPEWRHQQVLDLAHPEAYEHLLGRLDALLAGHDGIAYLKWDHNRDLTEAGHRGRPGVHAQTVAVYRLLDELRRRHPGVEIESCSSGGARVDLEILRRTDRVWASDCNDALERLAIQRWTGLLLPPELVGTHIGPERSHTTHRVHDLGFRAVTALFGHHGIEWDIGSIDAAQRAELAAWVALHKRLRPLLHSGRVVRVDHPDLAVQAHGVIAHDGSQAVYAVSRLTTSAAQVPGAVRLPGLDPARRYSVRPPAGLPEPAVLQLTEPGWLPKGITLSGAVLGTVGVQLPALHPEQALLLEVTAVG, encoded by the coding sequence ATGACGAACCCGTCCGTCATCCACCTGCGTCGGGCGGCGACCAGCCTGGTGCTCGACGCGCGTGGCCCGGGCCTGCCCCGGGTCGTGCACTGGGGTGCCGACCTGGGCCCGCTGCCCGCCGACGACCTGCCCGCGCTGGTCGACGCCACCATCCCGCCGGTGGTGCCGAGCAGCTTCGACGCGCCGACGGTGCTGTCGCTGCTGCCCGAGGCGAGTGCCGGATGGAGCGGCCGGCCGGGACTCGCCGGCCACCGCGACGGCACCGCCTGGTCCACCGCCTTCCGACTCGACCGGCTCGACGTCGTCGACGACACCACGACCGGCAGTGCCGACGGGACCAGTGGCGGCGGTGCCGCCGGCCCGGAACAGGGCCGCGTGGCCCTCGGTGGTGACCCGGTGCGCGTATCCGAGGCCGACGACGACCGGGGCGGGCCCGGCGCGGCCCGGGTGACCGTGCGGGCGTCGGACCCGGCGGCGGCCCTCGCCCTCACCGTCGAGATCACCCTCGACCCGACCGGCCTGCTGACGGTGCGGCACCGGCTGCGCAACGACGGTGACGCTGCCTACGAGCTGCGCGAGCTGACTCCGGTGCTGCCGGTGCCGGCGGTCGCCAGCGAACTGCTCGACCTCACCGGACGCTGGTGCCGGGAACGCGCGCCGCAGCGGCACCCGTGGCCGATGGGCGCCTGGGTGCGGGAGGGCCGGCACGGGCGGACCGGGCACGACGCCACGCTGCTGCTGGTGGCCGGCACGCCCGGTTTCGACTTCGGCCACGGCGAGGTGTGGGCGGTGCACACCGCCTGGAGCGGCGACCACGTCACCGTCGCCGAACGCCGGCCCACCGGCGAGTCCACCCTGGGCGGCGGGGAACTCCTCGCCCCCGGCGAGATCGTGCTCGCCCCCGGCGAGGAGTACGCCACTCCCCTGCTGTACGCGGTGCACTCCGCCGCCGGCCTGGACGGGCTCAGCGACGTGCTGCACCGCCACCTGCGGGCCAGGCCCGAGCACCCGGGCACGCCCCGACCGGTCACCCTGAACGTCTGGGAGGCCGTCTACTTCGACCACGACCTGGCCCGGCTCACCGCGCTGGCCGACCGGGCCGCCGAGGTGGGCGTGGAGCGGTTCGTGCTCGACGACGGCTGGTTCCGGGGCCGCCGGCACGACCGGGCCGGCCTGGGCGACTGGTACGTCGACGACGGGGTCTGGCCGGACGGGCTGCAACCGCTGATCGACCACGTGCGCGGGCACGGGATGCAGTTCGGGCTCTGGGTCGAGCCGGAGATGGTCAATCCCGACTCCGACCTGTTCCGCGCGCACCCGGACTGGGTGCTCGCCGCGCCCGGCCGGCTGCCACCCGAATGGCGCCACCAGCAGGTGCTCGACCTGGCCCACCCGGAGGCGTACGAGCACCTGCTCGGCCGGCTCGACGCCCTGTTGGCCGGGCACGACGGCATCGCGTACCTGAAGTGGGACCACAACCGCGACCTCACCGAGGCCGGGCACCGGGGCCGGCCGGGGGTGCACGCGCAGACCGTGGCGGTCTACCGGCTGCTCGACGAGCTGCGCCGCCGGCATCCCGGCGTGGAGATCGAGAGCTGCTCCTCCGGCGGGGCGCGGGTCGACCTGGAGATCCTGCGCCGCACCGACCGGGTCTGGGCCAGCGACTGCAACGACGCACTGGAACGGCTCGCCATCCAACGCTGGACCGGGCTGCTGCTCCCGCCCGAGCTGGTCGGCACCCACATCGGACCGGAGCGCTCGCACACCACCCACCGGGTGCACGACCTCGGCTTCCGGGCCGTCACCGCGCTCTTCGGCCACCACGGCATCGAGTGGGACATCGGGTCGATCGACGCCGCTCAGCGCGCCGAGCTGGCCGCCTGGGTCGCCCTGCACAAGCGGCTCCGCCCGCTGCTGCACTCCGGCCGGGTGGTCCGGGTCGACCACCCGGACCTGGCCGTGCAGGCCCACGGCGTCATCGCCCACGACGGCTCCCAGGCGGTGTACGCGGTGTCCCGCCTGACCACCTCCGCCGCGCAGGTCCCCGGAGCGGTGCGCCTGCCGGGCCTGGACCCGGCCCGCCGCTACTCGGTCCGCCCGCCGGCGGGCCTGCCCGAGCCGGCGGTGCTGCAGCTGACCGAGCCCGGCTGGCTGCCGAAGGGGATCACCCTCAGCGGGGCGGTGCTGGGCACGGTCGGGGTGCAACTGCCCGCCCTGCACCCGGAACAGGCGCTGCTGCTGGAGGTCACCGCGGTCGGCTGA
- a CDS encoding TIGR03557 family F420-dependent LLM class oxidoreductase, translated as MVTVGYTLMCEQAGPKQLVDYAVRAEAAGFEQLVISDHYYPWLDSQGHSPYAWSVLGAVAHATSRAELMSFVTCPILRYHPAVVAQKASTLGALSDGRFTLGLGAGENLNEHVVGGWPHVQQRHEMFEEALQIIRPLLNGETLTFSGNHFDVPEAYLWDRPDEPVGMAVAASGPSSAALAAEYADGIVATEPDRRIIQLYDDAGGAGQPRYGQVAICYGPDEAECRKLVHDQFRWFGMGWKVNADLPGPEAFAAATQYVREEDVAEGIPCGPDVDRHVEAFKQFVDAGFTHVAIVQVGGETQPMFLDWAQEELLPRLREL; from the coding sequence ATGGTCACCGTCGGCTACACCCTGATGTGCGAGCAGGCCGGCCCGAAGCAACTGGTCGACTACGCGGTGCGGGCGGAGGCGGCCGGCTTCGAGCAGCTGGTGATCTCCGACCACTACTACCCGTGGCTGGACTCCCAGGGCCACTCCCCGTACGCCTGGTCGGTGCTCGGCGCGGTCGCGCACGCCACCAGCCGCGCCGAGCTGATGTCCTTCGTGACCTGCCCGATCCTGCGCTACCACCCGGCCGTCGTGGCGCAGAAGGCCAGCACCCTCGGCGCGCTCTCCGACGGCCGGTTCACCCTCGGCCTCGGCGCCGGCGAGAACCTCAACGAGCACGTGGTCGGCGGCTGGCCGCACGTGCAGCAGCGGCACGAGATGTTCGAGGAGGCGTTGCAGATCATCCGGCCGCTGCTCAACGGCGAGACGCTGACCTTCTCCGGCAACCACTTCGACGTCCCCGAGGCGTACCTGTGGGACCGGCCGGACGAGCCCGTCGGAATGGCCGTCGCGGCCTCCGGGCCGTCGTCGGCCGCGCTCGCCGCCGAGTACGCCGACGGCATCGTCGCCACCGAACCCGACCGCCGGATCATCCAGCTCTACGACGACGCGGGCGGCGCCGGCCAGCCCCGCTACGGCCAGGTGGCCATCTGCTACGGCCCGGACGAGGCGGAGTGCCGCAAGCTCGTGCACGACCAGTTCCGCTGGTTCGGCATGGGCTGGAAGGTCAACGCCGACCTGCCCGGCCCGGAGGCGTTCGCCGCCGCCACCCAGTACGTCCGCGAGGAGGACGTCGCCGAGGGCATCCCCTGCGGCCCCGACGTCGACCGGCACGTCGAGGCGTTCAAGCAGTTCGTCGACGCGGGCTTCACCCACGTGGCGATCGTGCAGGTCGGCGGCGAGACCCAGCCGATGTTCCTGGACTGGGCGCAGGAGGAACTGCTCCCCCGGCTGCGCGAACTGTGA
- a CDS encoding endonuclease/exonuclease/phosphatase family protein, giving the protein MLRVMTWNIRTGGRDRTGSDRRDLVVGVVTAQRPDVLALQELRGFDRGGLLDDVAGRMGMRPHLAGSCFGQPVAVLVRPPLRVLAVGRVRRPFHHAAAWVRVDTGHGPLTVFSTHFNPYSGGRRRMEADWLAAAVRRTGGRLALLAGDLNTLEPTAEHIDRLAGLPLHYRRRHLRRDGRTVDTRAVARLLDAGLVDLWPARAADTSQVDGLTVPTRYGGAEFAGMRLDYLLGTAPVAALTREVRVVRGGDADRASDHYPVVAELDLRPA; this is encoded by the coding sequence ATGCTGCGGGTGATGACCTGGAACATCAGGACCGGCGGTCGGGACCGCACCGGCTCCGACCGGCGCGACCTCGTGGTCGGGGTGGTCACCGCGCAGCGGCCGGACGTGCTGGCCCTGCAGGAGCTGCGGGGCTTCGACCGGGGTGGGCTGCTCGACGACGTGGCGGGCCGGATGGGGATGCGTCCCCACCTGGCCGGCTCCTGCTTCGGGCAGCCGGTGGCCGTGCTGGTCCGCCCGCCGCTGCGGGTGCTGGCCGTCGGCCGGGTGCGCCGGCCGTTCCACCACGCCGCCGCCTGGGTTCGGGTGGACACCGGGCACGGGCCGTTGACGGTGTTCAGCACCCATTTCAACCCGTACTCCGGGGGCCGGCGACGGATGGAGGCGGACTGGCTGGCGGCGGCCGTGCGACGTACCGGCGGTCGGCTGGCGCTGCTCGCCGGCGACCTGAACACGCTGGAGCCCACGGCGGAGCACATCGACCGGCTGGCGGGCCTGCCGCTGCACTACCGCCGCCGGCACCTGCGCCGCGACGGCCGGACCGTGGACACCCGGGCCGTCGCCCGGCTGCTCGACGCCGGCCTGGTCGACCTCTGGCCGGCCCGCGCCGCCGACACATCCCAGGTCGACGGCCTGACTGTGCCGACCCGGTACGGCGGGGCGGAGTTCGCCGGCATGCGACTGGACTACCTGCTCGGCACCGCGCCGGTCGCCGCGCTGACCCGCGAGGTGCGGGTGGTCCGTGGCGGGGACGCCGACCGGGCGTCCGACCACTACCCGGTCGTCGCCGAGCTGGACCTGCGCCCCGCCTGA
- a CDS encoding carbohydrate ABC transporter permease: MSASTMTREPAADAPARRRAPLRPARVVLHLFLGVVAIGWLFPIIWAVLTSLRSYDYTAANGYASLGGWTFDNYVTAWQTAEFGKHFLNSVWITVPAVLLTLFLASCVAFVIARFSWKLNIILLGLFTAANLLPQQALLIPLFRLFTEVPLPEFMSDSELLYDSYWGLILVNVAFQCGFCVFVLSNYMKALPRDLYEAAMVDGASVWRQYWQVTMPLCRPALAALATLEVTWIYNEFFWATVLMRSGDKFPVTSSLNNLRGEFFTDNNLVSAGSVLVAIPTLVIFFLLQKQFVRGLTLGASKG; encoded by the coding sequence ATGAGCGCGTCGACCATGACCCGCGAGCCGGCGGCCGACGCCCCGGCCCGGCGCCGCGCGCCGCTGCGCCCGGCCCGGGTGGTCCTGCACCTGTTCCTGGGCGTGGTGGCGATCGGGTGGCTCTTCCCGATCATCTGGGCGGTGCTGACCTCGCTCCGGTCGTACGACTACACCGCCGCGAACGGGTACGCCTCGCTCGGCGGCTGGACCTTCGACAACTACGTCACCGCCTGGCAGACCGCCGAGTTCGGCAAGCACTTCCTCAACTCGGTCTGGATCACCGTCCCGGCGGTGCTGCTGACGCTCTTCCTGGCCTCCTGCGTGGCGTTCGTGATCGCCCGGTTCAGCTGGAAACTCAACATCATCCTGCTCGGGCTCTTCACCGCGGCCAACCTGCTGCCCCAGCAGGCGCTGCTGATCCCGCTGTTCCGGCTCTTCACCGAGGTGCCGCTGCCGGAGTTCATGAGCGACTCGGAGCTGCTCTACGACAGCTACTGGGGGCTGATCCTGGTCAACGTCGCCTTCCAGTGCGGCTTCTGCGTCTTCGTGCTGAGCAACTACATGAAGGCGCTCCCCCGCGACCTGTACGAGGCGGCGATGGTCGACGGCGCGAGCGTCTGGCGGCAGTACTGGCAGGTGACCATGCCGCTGTGCCGGCCGGCCCTGGCGGCGCTGGCCACCCTGGAGGTGACCTGGATCTACAACGAGTTCTTCTGGGCCACCGTGCTGATGCGCAGCGGCGACAAGTTCCCGGTGACCAGCTCGCTGAACAACCTGCGCGGCGAGTTCTTCACCGACAACAACCTGGTCTCGGCCGGCTCGGTGCTGGTCGCCATCCCCACGTTGGTGATCTTCTTCCTGCTCCAGAAGCAGTTCGTCCGGGGGCTGACCCTCGGCGCCTCGAAGGGCTGA
- a CDS encoding alpha/beta fold hydrolase, with product MRPGSTAPGRFGASELRLALAAPRPAAGLTSEWRLVDGLRTHTRRSRNPGSDAPPVVLVHGLAVSHRYLTPLAVALSATHPVYVPDLPGFGLTERPGRAYDVGRHAAFLAAWLAAYRLPPACLVGHSFGAEVVAALAARRPGTVRALVLAGPTSDPAARSRRGLVGRWLLDTVAEAPLQAPVLLRDVWDARPWRVAATVSHSVHNRVEEDLVRVAAPTLVLAGARDTVVPPAWRAQVTRLIPHARAATVPGAAHNVVTTAPRQVADAIRALLTPDPDKVDPCASETRRSDSSAAASAAC from the coding sequence GTGAGGCCCGGGTCGACCGCGCCCGGGCGCTTCGGGGCGTCCGAGCTGCGGCTCGCCCTGGCCGCACCCCGCCCGGCCGCCGGACTCACCAGCGAGTGGCGGCTGGTGGACGGCCTGCGGACGCACACCCGCCGCTCGCGGAACCCGGGCAGCGACGCGCCGCCGGTGGTGCTGGTGCACGGGCTCGCGGTGTCGCACCGCTACCTCACCCCGCTGGCCGTCGCGCTCTCGGCCACCCATCCGGTGTACGTGCCGGACCTGCCCGGCTTCGGGCTGACCGAGCGCCCCGGGCGGGCGTACGACGTCGGCCGGCACGCCGCGTTCCTGGCGGCCTGGCTGGCCGCGTACCGGCTGCCGCCCGCCTGCCTGGTGGGGCACTCGTTCGGCGCGGAGGTCGTCGCCGCGCTGGCGGCCCGCCGGCCCGGGACGGTCCGGGCGCTGGTGCTGGCCGGCCCGACCAGCGACCCGGCCGCCCGGTCCCGCCGCGGGCTGGTCGGCCGCTGGCTGCTGGACACCGTGGCGGAGGCGCCGCTGCAGGCACCCGTCCTGCTCCGCGACGTCTGGGACGCCCGCCCCTGGCGGGTCGCCGCCACCGTGTCGCACTCCGTCCACAACCGGGTGGAGGAGGACCTGGTCCGGGTCGCCGCGCCGACCCTGGTGCTGGCCGGCGCCCGGGACACCGTGGTGCCACCGGCCTGGCGGGCCCAGGTGACCCGGCTGATCCCCCACGCCCGGGCGGCGACCGTGCCCGGCGCCGCGCACAACGTGGTCACCACCGCACCCCGCCAGGTGGCCGACGCGATCCGTGCCCTGCTCACCCCCGACCCTGACAAGGTGGACCCATGCGCATCGGAAACACGGAGGTCCGATTCCTCGGCGGCGGCCTCGGCTGCCTGCTGA